One Paraburkholderia agricolaris genomic region harbors:
- a CDS encoding ProQ/FinO family protein, giving the protein MGFEQLAELKKQLAAARAEAAPAAKPVAKPGAKPARKPSPPRRAAPAHKHQADARPAAEAKPAADARPVDPVVKSIGRLQKRFPNVFPKNPAPKLPLKVGIFEDLVVHAKDLSLSETELRDAIKTWCRGSRYWKCLVEGAARVDLTGAEAGKVTAQEAAGAQRLQAHRAGRGAAKAAASAAATSADASVAADATDAAAQAASAAQAGVPTQPEQTTSADTPAAESATPPAAPSASAEA; this is encoded by the coding sequence ATGGGTTTCGAACAACTTGCTGAATTGAAGAAGCAACTGGCGGCGGCACGCGCCGAAGCTGCGCCTGCGGCCAAGCCAGTCGCCAAGCCCGGCGCGAAGCCTGCTCGCAAGCCGTCGCCGCCGCGCCGTGCCGCGCCCGCTCACAAGCATCAGGCCGACGCCAGACCGGCGGCCGAAGCAAAGCCTGCGGCTGACGCGAGGCCTGTGGATCCGGTGGTGAAATCGATCGGGAGACTGCAAAAGCGTTTTCCCAATGTGTTCCCGAAGAACCCGGCGCCCAAGCTCCCGCTCAAGGTCGGCATCTTCGAGGACCTCGTGGTTCACGCGAAGGATCTGTCGCTGAGCGAAACCGAATTGCGCGATGCGATCAAGACGTGGTGCCGTGGCAGCCGCTACTGGAAGTGCCTGGTCGAAGGCGCCGCGCGGGTCGATCTGACGGGCGCTGAAGCGGGCAAGGTAACGGCGCAGGAAGCAGCCGGCGCGCAGCGTCTGCAGGCGCATCGTGCGGGCCGGGGCGCGGCGAAAGCAGCGGCCTCGGCGGCTGCAACATCTGCCGATGCCTCGGTTGCTGCGGATGCTACAGATGCCGCAGCGCAGGCAGCGTCCGCTGCGCAAGCTGGCGTGCCAACGCAGCCGGAGCAGACCACTTCGGCAGACACCCCGGCCGCAGAATCGGCAACGCCGCCGGCAGCCCCGTCGGCCTCCGCCGAAGCGTAA
- a CDS encoding TAXI family TRAP transporter solute-binding subunit, whose protein sequence is MKAHRPRLPHLPGDPSHAEWRDHTVSYIVVAVIVVLMVTLIVWLVDPAPPKTITMSAGPHDSSFLATADQYKKILARNGITLKVLESDGSVQNLHRLLDPKQHVDLALVQGGVADGLDTSSLMSLGSVFYVPVVVFYRGTGLSELSELEGKRIAIGREGSGTRLLSLKLLEANGIAPGGDTRLVPSDGMQAATQLVAGEVDAAILNGDSATRGLMLRLLKVPGISVMNFDEASAYTRLFPYLDEIDLPPGVLDLKRRIPPDTIHLISPTAELVARTGLHPAISDLLIEAAQEVHGMPGLLQHAGEFPSPVAHEYQISEDAQRYYKTGKSFLYRTLPFWLASIGDRTLVLLLPMAVLLFPAMRLIPALYRWRVRSRIYRYYGALIAIERDALTDSTETERKQLFVELDDIEASLDRLRMPLAYADAFYVLREHVGFVRSRLAAAQGSRP, encoded by the coding sequence ATGAAAGCGCATCGCCCGCGTCTGCCACACTTGCCCGGCGATCCATCGCATGCGGAGTGGCGCGATCACACCGTGTCATACATCGTCGTGGCCGTGATCGTCGTGCTGATGGTCACCCTCATCGTCTGGCTGGTCGATCCGGCACCGCCGAAAACCATCACGATGAGCGCAGGGCCCCACGACAGTTCGTTCCTCGCCACCGCGGATCAGTACAAAAAGATCCTCGCCCGCAACGGCATCACGCTCAAGGTGCTGGAATCCGATGGCTCGGTGCAGAACCTGCATCGTCTGCTAGACCCGAAACAACACGTCGATCTCGCACTCGTGCAAGGCGGCGTCGCCGATGGGCTCGATACGTCATCGCTAATGTCGCTCGGCAGCGTGTTCTATGTTCCCGTCGTGGTGTTCTATCGCGGCACAGGGCTCAGCGAGCTTTCAGAACTGGAAGGCAAACGGATTGCAATCGGCCGTGAAGGCAGCGGCACACGTCTGCTCTCTCTCAAACTGCTGGAAGCAAACGGCATCGCGCCAGGCGGCGACACCAGGCTGGTGCCCAGCGACGGCATGCAAGCCGCCACCCAACTCGTGGCGGGCGAGGTCGACGCCGCGATCCTGAACGGTGATTCGGCCACCCGCGGCCTGATGCTGCGGCTCCTGAAAGTACCCGGCATCTCGGTGATGAATTTCGATGAGGCCAGCGCCTATACGCGCCTCTTCCCCTATCTCGACGAGATCGATCTGCCGCCCGGCGTGCTGGATCTCAAGCGCAGAATTCCACCCGACACCATCCATCTGATCAGTCCGACAGCCGAACTGGTGGCCCGGACCGGTCTGCATCCGGCCATTTCCGATTTGTTGATCGAGGCCGCGCAGGAGGTACACGGCATGCCAGGGCTGTTGCAGCACGCGGGGGAATTCCCGAGTCCGGTTGCCCACGAATATCAGATCAGCGAAGACGCACAGCGCTACTACAAGACCGGCAAGAGTTTTCTATACCGGACGCTGCCGTTCTGGCTCGCCAGCATCGGCGACCGCACGCTGGTTCTGTTGCTGCCAATGGCAGTGCTGCTGTTTCCGGCAATGCGATTGATCCCGGCGCTTTACCGGTGGCGCGTACGCTCGCGCATTTATCGCTATTACGGGGCGCTGATTGCAATCGAACGCGATGCACTCACCGACTCGACCGAGACGGAGCGCAAACAGCTTTTCGTGGAACTCGACGATATCGAGGCGTCGCTTGATCGCTTGCGTATGCCGCTTGCATACGCCGACGCGTTCTATGTGCTGCGCGAGCACGTCGGCTTTGTGCGCAGCCGGCTGGCGGCGGCACAAGGCAGCCGCCCCTAG
- a CDS encoding IS481 family transposase, translating into MPWNARDTMSLRQEFVHLASQDTLTMTELCQRFNISRQTGYKWLHRGEHALADQSRRPLSSPSKTPTAMEQEVVRLRQAHPRWGGRKISRRLRDLGLEAVPQPSTVTDILHRHNLILPADSAMSQPWKRFEHEQPNVLWQMDFKGHFETLGKERCSPLTVLDDHSRFSILLRACGPTDTATVQTGLREAFGHYGLPLRINTDNGSPWGSPGSPGQLTELAVWLIRLGIRISYSRPYHPQTNGKDERFHRTLKAEVLNGRSFATQQHVQQELDRWRTVYNCERPHEAIGMDTPISRYRPSPRAYPSILPEPEYGPDDVVLLVKSDGRLRFEGRHLKVSNALYGLPVAARAKPGEDGVFEFWFAHHRILTLDLRSDNH; encoded by the coding sequence ATGCCCTGGAACGCAAGAGACACTATGAGCCTCCGACAGGAATTTGTTCATCTGGCCAGTCAGGACACGCTGACGATGACCGAGCTGTGCCAGCGCTTTAACATCAGCCGGCAGACCGGCTACAAATGGCTCCATCGCGGCGAGCATGCGCTGGCAGATCAATCCCGACGCCCGCTCAGCAGTCCGTCGAAGACCCCCACTGCGATGGAGCAGGAAGTGGTACGGCTGCGCCAGGCCCATCCGCGCTGGGGCGGCCGCAAGATCAGCCGGCGCCTGCGTGATCTGGGCCTTGAGGCGGTGCCGCAGCCCAGCACCGTGACCGACATCCTGCACCGGCACAACCTGATCCTGCCGGCCGATTCAGCGATGAGCCAACCCTGGAAGCGCTTTGAGCACGAGCAGCCTAACGTACTCTGGCAGATGGACTTCAAGGGGCACTTTGAGACCCTCGGGAAGGAGCGCTGCAGCCCCCTGACGGTACTCGACGACCACTCGCGCTTCAGCATCCTGCTGCGCGCCTGTGGACCCACCGACACCGCTACCGTGCAGACAGGATTACGGGAGGCGTTTGGACACTATGGCCTGCCGTTACGCATCAATACCGATAACGGCTCGCCGTGGGGTTCGCCTGGCAGTCCGGGTCAGCTCACCGAGCTGGCCGTCTGGCTGATCCGGCTGGGTATCCGCATCAGTTACAGCCGGCCTTACCACCCGCAGACCAACGGCAAGGACGAGCGGTTTCACCGTACGCTGAAGGCTGAAGTACTGAACGGACGAAGCTTCGCTACCCAGCAGCACGTGCAACAGGAACTGGACCGCTGGCGCACCGTATATAACTGCGAGCGCCCGCATGAGGCGATCGGCATGGACACGCCCATCAGCCGTTACCGGCCGAGCCCCCGGGCGTATCCATCGATCCTGCCGGAGCCGGAGTACGGCCCGGATGACGTGGTGCTGCTGGTTAAATCGGATGGCCGGCTACGCTTTGAAGGACGGCACCTCAAGGTCTCGAATGCACTTTATGGACTGCCGGTTGCGGCACGCGCAAAGCCGGGCGAAGACGGCGTATTTGAATTCTGGTTTGCCCATCACCGCATCCTCACCCTTGACCTGAGGAGCGACAATCACTGA
- a CDS encoding porin, whose protein sequence is MKKTLLAVCLAAPFPAVVHAQSAVTLYGIIDEGVSYTSNAATVNANGSISGHSAVRLLSGVMQQSRWGMRGVEDLGGGMKAIFMLENGFDASTGKLGQGGLLFGKKAWVGLSGPFGTVTLGRQYDTNVDILGPFEVGDQWGGYMVAHPGDLDNFNNTNSTNNAIKFTSNTYGGLTVEGMYSLGGVAGDFSRNRIWSVSAGYVNGPLALGVGYLDVANPNTSFFGSTGSPAASVNGLPGSNMVSPVYSGYASAKSLHVIGAGASYLFGAATFGATYSNTSFRDLGDLASGPNPAGLSGNSTLNNAEVSFKYQITPDLLCGVAYDYTKGSSVKGLTGATYQQVASGVDYFVSKRTDVYLIGVYQKASGTDSTGRQAVAAVNGPSASADDKQAVVRIGMRHKF, encoded by the coding sequence ATGAAAAAAACGCTACTGGCAGTATGCCTCGCCGCCCCCTTTCCGGCCGTGGTTCATGCACAGAGTGCCGTCACGCTATACGGCATTATCGATGAAGGGGTGAGTTATACGAGCAACGCGGCGACGGTCAACGCCAACGGCAGCATCTCGGGTCACAGCGCGGTTCGCCTGCTCAGCGGCGTGATGCAGCAAAGCCGCTGGGGCATGCGCGGCGTGGAAGACCTTGGCGGCGGCATGAAAGCGATCTTCATGCTGGAGAATGGGTTCGACGCCAGCACCGGCAAGCTCGGCCAGGGGGGACTGCTGTTCGGCAAGAAGGCCTGGGTGGGTTTGTCGGGTCCGTTCGGCACGGTGACGCTCGGCCGTCAATACGATACGAACGTCGATATCCTTGGACCGTTCGAGGTCGGCGATCAGTGGGGTGGCTATATGGTTGCGCATCCCGGCGATCTCGACAACTTCAACAACACGAACTCGACGAACAATGCGATCAAGTTCACCAGCAACACTTATGGCGGATTGACGGTTGAAGGCATGTACAGCCTGGGCGGCGTGGCGGGCGACTTCTCGCGTAACCGGATCTGGTCGGTGTCGGCCGGGTATGTGAATGGACCGTTGGCGCTTGGTGTCGGTTATCTCGATGTCGCCAATCCGAACACGTCGTTCTTCGGCAGTACCGGTAGTCCCGCGGCTAGCGTGAATGGCCTGCCTGGCAGCAATATGGTGTCGCCGGTCTATTCCGGATACGCGTCGGCGAAATCGCTGCATGTGATTGGTGCTGGGGCGTCTTATCTGTTCGGTGCCGCTACGTTCGGCGCGACGTATTCGAATACGAGTTTTCGCGATCTCGGGGATCTTGCTTCGGGGCCGAATCCTGCCGGGTTGAGTGGCAATTCCACGTTGAATAATGCGGAAGTGAGTTTCAAGTATCAGATCACGCCTGATCTGCTGTGCGGTGTGGCGTATGACTATACGAAGGGAAGTTCAGTTAAGGGGCTGACGGGGGCGACCTATCAGCAGGTCGCTTCGGGGGTCGATTACTTTGTTTCGAAGCGTACCGATGTGTATCTGATTGGGGTTTATCAGAAGGCCTCCGGCACGGATTCGACTGGGCGGCAGGCTGTGGCCGCTGTTAATGGGCCTTCTGCGTCGGCTGATGATAAGCAGGCTGTTGTGAGGATTGGGATGCGGCATAAGTTTTGA
- a CDS encoding amidase family protein yields the protein MSDTLHADAPLAAGSELCDLSALTLLDLQRKKAVSAVEILNAHLSRINAVNPQVNALVTLADEATLKSRAADIDALWARGVWQGPLHGLPVSQKDLTATRGVRTTFGSKIFEHHVPEHSALIARRCDAAGALMIGKSNTPELGSGSHTFNDVFGVTRNPWDLSKSAGGSSGGAAASVACGMNPLACGSDMGGSLRNPAAWNAVVGLRPSPGRVPRAPDSNGWATLGVDGPMARDVADTALLLSAISGPSGETATEISEPGSRFAQPLQRDFRGTRIAMSVQLAGLAVDPEIQRTVQAQAAIFESMGCEVEFADPDLGDAEDVFRIERAWMIGSLVDRLDADARAQLKPEIEAECRLHRSLSAADLGDMFVRKTALFERMRRFMDNHAYYVLPATQMLPFDADLRWPTEFMGTRYDSYIDWMRICWYLSSTESPVLALPCGFSASGLPIGLQIAGRFRDDWGLLQFGHAYEAAAAHERIRPPLIAGRH from the coding sequence ATGTCAGACACTCTTCATGCCGATGCACCGCTCGCCGCAGGTAGCGAACTTTGCGACCTGTCCGCCCTCACTTTGCTCGATCTGCAACGAAAAAAAGCCGTGAGTGCCGTCGAGATATTGAATGCGCACCTGTCGCGTATCAATGCCGTGAACCCGCAGGTCAATGCACTCGTCACCCTCGCCGACGAAGCCACCTTGAAAAGCCGTGCCGCGGATATCGACGCGCTATGGGCGCGCGGCGTCTGGCAAGGTCCCTTGCATGGCCTGCCGGTTTCGCAAAAGGACCTGACCGCGACGCGCGGCGTGCGCACCACCTTCGGCTCGAAAATCTTCGAACATCACGTGCCTGAACACAGCGCCTTGATCGCGCGCCGCTGCGATGCCGCCGGTGCACTGATGATCGGCAAGTCGAACACGCCTGAACTCGGCTCGGGTTCGCACACCTTCAACGACGTGTTTGGCGTGACGCGCAATCCGTGGGACCTGAGCAAATCCGCGGGCGGCAGCAGCGGCGGCGCAGCCGCCTCCGTCGCCTGCGGCATGAATCCGCTCGCTTGCGGCAGCGACATGGGCGGCTCGCTGCGCAATCCGGCCGCGTGGAATGCAGTGGTGGGTTTGCGCCCGTCACCGGGACGCGTGCCGCGTGCGCCGGATTCGAACGGCTGGGCGACGCTCGGCGTAGACGGGCCGATGGCACGCGATGTCGCCGACACGGCCTTGCTGCTCAGCGCGATTTCCGGTCCTTCCGGCGAAACTGCGACTGAGATCAGCGAGCCCGGTTCACGTTTCGCGCAGCCATTGCAACGCGACTTTCGCGGCACGCGCATCGCCATGTCGGTGCAGCTCGCCGGTCTTGCTGTCGACCCCGAGATTCAGCGAACCGTGCAGGCACAGGCGGCGATCTTCGAGTCGATGGGTTGCGAGGTGGAATTCGCCGACCCCGATCTCGGCGATGCCGAGGACGTGTTTCGCATCGAGCGCGCGTGGATGATCGGCAGCCTTGTCGACCGGCTCGATGCCGATGCACGCGCCCAGCTGAAGCCGGAAATCGAAGCCGAGTGCCGCCTGCACAGGTCGCTGTCCGCAGCGGATCTGGGCGACATGTTCGTGCGAAAGACAGCGTTGTTCGAGCGCATGCGCCGCTTCATGGACAACCACGCGTACTACGTGCTGCCCGCCACGCAGATGCTGCCTTTCGACGCCGATCTGCGCTGGCCCACAGAATTCATGGGTACACGCTACGACTCGTACATCGACTGGATGCGCATCTGCTGGTATCTGTCTTCCACCGAATCGCCGGTACTCGCTCTGCCCTGCGGCTTTAGCGCATCGGGCTTACCAATCGGCCTGCAAATCGCCGGACGCTTTCGCGACGACTGGGGTCTGTTGCAATTCGGTCACGCCTATGAGGCCGCCGCGGCACACGAGAGGATTCGGCCGCCGCTTATCGCCGGGCGTCATTAA
- a CDS encoding MFS transporter translates to MKSSSLSSPLYDASQSAGHGASTRGLIVATTIGNAFEFFDLTVYSFFAVLFGKLFFPLASSQQQLLLSVGTFGIGFIARPLGGVLFGVLADRFGRIAAMNLTLVTMAVGTGLIGVMPTYAQIGIAAPLAIVAARLLQGFSAGGEVGVATTLLAERASSGRRGYITSWQFASQGAAALAGSLVGFLLSHYLDKASLESWGWRIPFLAGVLIAPLGLYLRSRLGGEADAPADSARDSAGVLKTVLQRDWRLVLVALLLVVGGTSAHFIVIYYMSTYAIKVLHLPMDAALWCGILAGAVMLVMSPVGGIWSDMFGRKRVAFISRVLLTVLILPGFYLIQHSPSTGTLYLVVCALAALHSVNAGANGAMLPEMFPRSTRATGLSIAYAAGVSIFGGFAQFIVTWLIQATGNPAAPAWYVIVCGVLSLVALLFVADRTRQDI, encoded by the coding sequence ATGAAGTCATCTTCACTCAGTTCCCCGCTGTACGATGCCAGTCAAAGTGCGGGGCACGGCGCATCGACCCGCGGACTGATCGTCGCGACTACCATCGGCAACGCGTTCGAGTTCTTCGATCTCACCGTCTACAGCTTCTTCGCCGTGCTGTTCGGCAAACTGTTCTTCCCGCTTGCCTCGTCGCAACAGCAACTATTACTCTCCGTCGGCACATTCGGCATCGGCTTCATTGCACGGCCGCTCGGCGGGGTGCTATTCGGCGTGCTGGCCGACCGCTTCGGCCGCATTGCAGCGATGAACCTGACGCTCGTAACCATGGCCGTCGGCACCGGCCTGATCGGTGTGATGCCCACCTACGCGCAAATCGGCATCGCCGCGCCGCTCGCGATCGTCGCCGCGCGTTTGCTGCAGGGCTTTTCCGCCGGCGGTGAGGTCGGTGTCGCAACTACGCTGCTCGCGGAACGCGCTTCTTCCGGCCGGCGCGGTTACATCACGAGCTGGCAGTTCGCGAGCCAGGGTGCAGCGGCGCTGGCCGGCTCGCTGGTGGGTTTTCTGCTGTCGCACTACCTCGACAAGGCGTCGCTCGAATCCTGGGGATGGCGCATTCCGTTTCTTGCGGGTGTGCTGATCGCACCGCTCGGCCTGTATCTGCGCTCGCGGCTGGGCGGTGAAGCGGACGCGCCTGCCGACTCCGCGCGCGATTCCGCCGGTGTACTGAAGACCGTTTTGCAACGGGACTGGCGTCTCGTCCTGGTGGCCCTTCTGCTGGTGGTCGGCGGCACCTCGGCGCATTTCATCGTGATCTATTACATGTCGACGTATGCGATCAAGGTGCTGCATCTGCCGATGGACGCCGCGCTCTGGTGCGGAATTCTGGCCGGCGCGGTGATGCTGGTGATGTCCCCGGTGGGCGGCATCTGGTCCGACATGTTCGGCCGCAAACGCGTCGCCTTCATTTCGCGCGTGCTTCTGACCGTGCTGATTCTGCCGGGGTTCTATCTGATCCAGCATTCGCCTTCGACGGGCACCTTGTATCTGGTGGTGTGCGCACTCGCCGCGCTGCATTCCGTCAACGCAGGCGCGAACGGCGCGATGCTGCCGGAGATGTTCCCGCGCAGCACGCGCGCAACCGGGCTTTCGATTGCGTACGCCGCGGGCGTATCCATCTTCGGCGGCTTTGCACAATTTATCGTGACATGGCTGATCCAGGCGACCGGCAATCCGGCTGCGCCCGCCTGGTACGTCATCGTCTGCGGCGTGCTTTCGCTGGTCGCGCTGCTGTTCGTGGCCGACCGCACCCGGCAGGACATCTAG
- a CDS encoding LysR substrate-binding domain-containing protein has protein sequence MKYNQLRALVAIAQHGSIRAAARTVCLSQPALTKAIRELEQELGVPLVLRSARGAQLTQFGQAVCARARLILAEMQHAKDDVIQLSGQAGGTVSCAVTPLVSLKFLSRAIHSFRQRMPKTRLSVQEGFLTAALARLRDGSLDFVIAIVDEKKLAPEFVFRSLLEGELIISARKGHPLAKAESIAELEGTEWMLNTTPESIGQSLQDFFVRHGAKAPNVVVECSSFSASFSLSVKSNLLSCCPKSFLETDWIRERIISIPVREPLPRVSVGIISRRDALNTSACDYLIDCFVEAVAAVPSFQFDTDSAGVV, from the coding sequence GTGAAATACAACCAGTTGCGCGCATTAGTGGCGATAGCCCAGCACGGCAGCATTCGCGCTGCTGCCAGAACGGTGTGCCTGTCCCAGCCCGCGTTGACCAAGGCGATTCGCGAGCTCGAACAGGAATTGGGCGTGCCACTGGTGTTGCGCAGCGCGCGCGGTGCGCAACTCACCCAGTTCGGCCAGGCCGTGTGTGCGCGCGCAAGACTCATCCTCGCGGAGATGCAGCACGCGAAGGACGATGTGATTCAACTATCCGGTCAGGCGGGTGGTACCGTGTCGTGTGCGGTCACTCCCCTGGTATCGCTCAAGTTTCTGTCGCGCGCCATTCACTCGTTCCGGCAGCGCATGCCGAAGACGCGGCTCTCGGTTCAGGAGGGTTTTCTGACGGCGGCATTGGCCCGCTTGCGCGACGGCTCGCTCGATTTCGTGATCGCTATCGTCGATGAAAAGAAGCTCGCGCCGGAATTCGTGTTCCGCTCGTTGCTCGAAGGCGAGCTGATCATTTCTGCTCGCAAAGGGCACCCGTTGGCGAAGGCCGAATCGATCGCGGAGCTGGAAGGCACGGAGTGGATGTTGAACACCACGCCCGAAAGCATCGGTCAGTCGCTCCAGGATTTTTTTGTGCGGCATGGCGCAAAGGCGCCAAACGTGGTGGTGGAGTGCAGCTCGTTCAGTGCGAGTTTTTCGCTATCGGTGAAAAGCAATCTGCTGTCATGTTGTCCGAAGAGCTTTCTGGAAACCGACTGGATTCGCGAGCGGATCATATCGATACCCGTGCGTGAACCATTGCCGCGCGTGTCGGTGGGCATCATCTCGCGGCGCGACGCGCTGAACACATCGGCCTGCGATTATCTGATCGACTGTTTCGTCGAAGCGGTCGCGGCGGTGCCGTCGTTTCAATTCGATACCGATAGCGCAGGCGTTGTTTGA
- the hpaC gene encoding 4-hydroxyphenylacetate 3-monooxygenase, reductase component, whose product MKPNPQSIPVADTELATKQQFRQAMAHLSAAVNVITTAGPHGRCGVTASAVCSVTDTPPTLLVCLNRSSAMHATFERNRHVCINVLPGEHELLARHFAGMTQVPMEERFGWPIWDDGTHGVPVLRDALASLQGEIVDLKEVGSHSVMFVKTTCISVRADGDGLIYFDRNFHRIKRPAPQ is encoded by the coding sequence ATGAAGCCGAATCCGCAATCGATTCCTGTCGCCGACACTGAGCTGGCGACAAAACAGCAATTCCGTCAAGCCATGGCGCATCTGTCCGCAGCCGTGAACGTGATCACCACGGCCGGCCCGCATGGACGCTGCGGGGTGACTGCAAGCGCGGTGTGTTCCGTCACCGATACACCGCCTACGCTGCTCGTCTGCCTGAACCGTTCGAGTGCGATGCACGCCACCTTCGAGCGCAACCGTCATGTTTGCATCAACGTGCTTCCGGGCGAACACGAACTGCTTGCGCGTCATTTCGCAGGCATGACGCAGGTGCCGATGGAAGAACGTTTTGGTTGGCCGATCTGGGACGACGGCACGCATGGCGTGCCGGTCTTGCGCGATGCGCTTGCGAGTCTCCAGGGTGAGATTGTCGACCTGAAGGAAGTGGGTTCGCACTCGGTGATGTTCGTCAAAACCACCTGTATCAGCGTACGCGCGGACGGCGACGGCCTGATCTATTTCGATCGCAACTTCCACCGCATCAAGCGCCCGGCGCCCCAGTGA
- a CDS encoding response regulator transcription factor yields the protein MSHPSQSAPSPAPIVYIVDDDNGMRTSLAWLLESVGVKSAGFANASEFLSAFDPGVPACLVLDVRMPQQSGFDVQAELNRQGATLPIIFVSGHGDIPMSVRALQNGAIDFVEKPYNSQQMLDRVQRALKLAESRHAADQKQRELRKRLESLTAREKEVLRGVIDGKGSKRIASDLSISVKTVDVHRASIKDKLGAASIAMLVRDVMAVWDQDGFNA from the coding sequence ATGTCCCACCCGTCTCAGTCCGCTCCGTCCCCCGCACCGATCGTCTACATCGTCGACGACGACAACGGCATGCGCACCTCGCTCGCATGGTTGCTCGAATCGGTGGGCGTGAAGTCGGCGGGTTTCGCCAATGCCAGCGAATTCCTGAGCGCTTTCGATCCTGGCGTGCCCGCGTGTCTGGTACTCGATGTGCGTATGCCGCAGCAAAGCGGCTTCGACGTGCAAGCGGAGCTGAACCGCCAAGGCGCGACGCTGCCGATCATTTTTGTCAGCGGCCACGGCGATATTCCGATGTCGGTGCGCGCGTTGCAAAACGGTGCGATCGATTTCGTCGAGAAGCCGTATAACTCGCAGCAGATGCTCGATCGCGTGCAACGCGCGTTGAAACTGGCCGAATCTCGTCACGCCGCCGACCAGAAGCAGCGCGAGTTGAGGAAGCGGCTGGAATCGCTGACGGCACGCGAAAAAGAAGTGCTGCGCGGCGTGATCGACGGCAAGGGCAGCAAGCGCATCGCCTCCGATCTGTCGATCAGCGTGAAGACCGTCGACGTACATCGCGCAAGCATCAAGGACAAGCTCGGCGCGGCGTCGATCGCGATGCTGGTACGTGACGTGATGGCCGTGTGGGACCAGGACGGATTCAACGCATGA
- a CDS encoding SDR family NAD(P)-dependent oxidoreductase, which yields MQKRVVLVTGAARGLGAAIATRFHAAGYAVAIGDIAVDAAQALAHELSADGSSAFALNLDVTSKHAFESARDAILQRWGRIDALINNAGASKVVPVMEITGEQFDQVINVNLRSVLFGCQVFGQHFADAGVGRIVNIASLAGQNGGSATGAHYAAAKGGVITLTKVFARDLGAAGVTVNAISPGPMDLPIVHESVAPDKLKAVIANIPAGRLGSAEYVADVAIMLAAENAYFANGACWDVNGGLFMR from the coding sequence ATGCAGAAGCGAGTTGTACTCGTTACCGGCGCCGCACGCGGTCTCGGCGCCGCCATTGCCACGCGTTTTCACGCAGCGGGTTACGCGGTTGCGATCGGCGACATTGCGGTCGACGCCGCGCAAGCCCTCGCCCATGAATTGAGCGCGGACGGTTCAAGCGCCTTCGCGCTGAATCTCGACGTCACCTCGAAACACGCATTCGAATCCGCCCGCGATGCAATCCTGCAACGCTGGGGCCGCATCGACGCATTGATCAACAATGCAGGCGCATCCAAAGTCGTCCCCGTGATGGAGATCACCGGCGAGCAGTTCGATCAGGTGATCAACGTGAATCTGCGCAGCGTGCTGTTCGGCTGCCAGGTATTCGGCCAGCATTTCGCCGATGCCGGCGTGGGTCGCATCGTCAACATCGCCTCGCTGGCCGGTCAGAACGGGGGATCGGCAACCGGCGCGCACTATGCGGCGGCCAAAGGCGGCGTGATCACGTTGACCAAGGTGTTCGCGCGCGACCTCGGTGCAGCGGGCGTGACTGTCAATGCGATTTCACCCGGACCGATGGATCTGCCGATCGTGCACGAGAGCGTCGCACCCGACAAGCTGAAGGCAGTCATCGCGAACATCCCTGCGGGACGTCTGGGCTCCGCGGAGTATGTCGCCGATGTCGCGATCATGCTGGCGGCTGAGAATGCTTACTTTGCCAACGGTGCGTGCTGGGACGTGAATGGCGGCTTGTTCATGCGTTGA